One Triticum dicoccoides isolate Atlit2015 ecotype Zavitan chromosome 5B, WEW_v2.0, whole genome shotgun sequence genomic window carries:
- the LOC119308144 gene encoding probable L-ascorbate peroxidase 6, chloroplastic/mitochondrial produces MAVHHLLRRGISGGSPLHPLRGLLLVSQELGRRQASSAAAGDAVAELRGAREDVKQLLKEKSCHPILVRLGWHDAGTYDKNISEWPKCGGANGSLRFEIELKHAANAGLVNALKLIQAIKDKYACVTYADLFQLASATAVEEAGGPKIPMIYGRVDVSAPEQCPPEGRLPAAGPPSPAEHLREVFYRMGLNDKEIVALSGAHTLGRSRPERSGWGKPETKYTKNGPGAPGGQSWTSQWLKFDNSYFKHVKERRDEDLLVLPTDAVLFEDPSFKIYAEKYAEDQDTFFEDYAEAHAKLSNLGSKFDPPKGVSLD; encoded by the exons ATGGCCGTCCACCACCTCCTCCGCCGCGGGATCTCTGGTGGGTCTCCCCTCCACCCTCTGCGGGGCCTCCTCCTCGTATCGCAG GAGCTCGGGCGGCGTCAGGCTAGCTCGGCGGCGGCCGGGGACGCGGTGGCTGAGCTGAGGGGCGCGCGGGAGGACGTCAAGCAGCTGCTGAAGGAGAAGTCCTGCCATCCCATCCTG GTTCGCTTGGGTTGGCATGACGCTGGTACTTATGATAAGAACATTAGTGAGTGGCCCAAGTGTGGTGGAGCTAATGGTAGCTTGAGGTTTGAAATTGAGTTAAAGCATGCGGCTAATGCTG GTCTTGTGAATGCTTTGAAACTTATTCAAGCCATCAAGGACAAATATGCATGTGTTACTTATGCGGATCTGTTTCAGCTTGCCAGTGCTACAGCCGTTGAG GAAGCCGGTGGCCCCAAAATCCCCATGATCTATGGAAGGGTTGATGTTTCTGCCCCTGAACAGTGCCCACCAGAGGGGAGACTCCCTG CTGCTGGTCCGCCTTCACCTGCTGAACATTTGCGAGAAGTATTCTACAGAATGGGCCTGAATGACAAG GAAATTGTTGCATTGTCAGGAGCACACACACTTGGACGATCAAGACCAGAGCGCAGCGGCTGGGGTAAACCTGAAACAAAATACACT AAAAATGGACCTGGTGCACCTGGGGGTCAATCTTGGACATCACAGTGGCTCAAGTTTGATAACAGCTATTTCAAG CATGTCAAAGAACGACGAGACGAGGACCTTCTAGTTCTGCCCACTGATGCTGTGCTCTTTGAGGATCCATCATTCAAG ATTTATGCCGAAAAGTATGCTGAGGATCAGGATACATTTTTTGAAGACTACGCTGAAGCTCATGCTAAATTGAGCAATCTTGGGTCTAAGTTTGACCCTCCTAAG GGTGTATCACTAGACTAG